The following proteins are co-located in the Sulfitobacter guttiformis genome:
- the secA gene encoding preprotein translocase subunit SecA: MLGLGKITKKVFGSPNDRKIKAARPLIEKVNALEPEFKALSDEGIKAKTEELATRALQGESLDDLLPEAFANCREGAFRTLGLRAFDTQLMGAIFLHQGNVAEQKTGEGKTLTATFAAYLNALTHKGVHIVTVNEYLVKRDAEWMGKVFASLGLTTGYIIPNMADDAKRAAYDCDITYATNNELGFDYLRDNMKSELSQIFQKQHSFAIVDEVDSILIDEARTPLIISGPSDDRSDMYLTIDAVIPVLQPDHYVVDEKTRNVTFTDDGTEFLEEQLRVRGLMEEGFTLYDPESTSLVHHVNQGLRAHTLFEKDKDYIVRDGEVVLIDEFTGRMMTGRRLGDGLHQAIEAKEGVDIKPENITLASVTFQNYFRLYDKLAGMTGTALTEADEFMEIYGLGVVEVPTNVAIARIDEDDAVYRTAVEKYAAIIEKTKEAHGRGQPCLVGTTSIEKSEMLSKLLQAEGIPHNVLNARQHEQEAQIVGDAGKLGAVTIATNMAGRGTDIQLGGNVELKVLEALAANPDADPVDTRKRIEAETADEKKKVLESGGLFVLASERHESRRIDNQLRGRSGRQGDPGRSSFFLSLEDDLMRIFGSEKLEKVLTTLGLKEGEAIIHPWVNKSLERAQAKVEGRNFDMRKQLLKFDDVMNEQRKVIFGQRRDIMESQDLHEITEDMRHQMIDDLIDQYMPPKTYADQWDTQGFYAAVIEQLGVDVPVIAWCEEDGVDDEIIRERLIEATDQLMAAKTEKFGPENMRNIEKHFLLQTIDAKWRDHLLTLEHLRSVVGFRGYAQRDPLNEYKNESFQLFEGMLDSLRQDVTQRLSRVEPASEADQQRMIEQMLAQQKAAAEAVDNAADGAEANAPAPAPTANAVADGFDETDPTTWGNPGRNDTCPCGSGEKFKHCHGRLT; encoded by the coding sequence ATGCTGGGACTTGGAAAAATCACCAAAAAGGTTTTTGGATCGCCAAATGATCGCAAGATCAAGGCCGCCCGTCCGCTGATAGAAAAGGTTAATGCGCTGGAGCCTGAATTCAAAGCGTTGAGCGATGAGGGCATCAAAGCAAAGACCGAGGAACTGGCGACGCGTGCTCTGCAAGGTGAGAGCCTCGATGATCTTCTGCCCGAAGCGTTCGCTAATTGCCGCGAGGGAGCATTCCGTACTCTGGGCTTGCGGGCCTTTGATACGCAGCTGATGGGAGCGATTTTCCTCCATCAAGGCAACGTCGCCGAGCAAAAAACCGGTGAGGGTAAAACTCTTACGGCGACATTTGCCGCATACCTCAATGCGCTGACTCATAAGGGCGTCCATATCGTCACGGTGAACGAGTACCTTGTGAAACGTGATGCGGAGTGGATGGGCAAGGTGTTTGCATCACTGGGTCTGACCACCGGCTATATCATTCCAAACATGGCCGACGACGCAAAGCGCGCAGCATACGATTGTGACATCACTTACGCGACAAACAACGAACTCGGATTCGACTATTTGCGCGACAACATGAAATCCGAGTTGAGCCAGATCTTCCAGAAGCAACATTCCTTTGCGATTGTCGATGAGGTCGACAGTATCCTGATCGACGAGGCGCGCACGCCTTTGATCATCTCCGGCCCCTCCGACGATCGTTCGGACATGTACCTGACGATTGACGCGGTCATTCCCGTCTTGCAGCCTGATCACTACGTGGTGGACGAAAAAACCCGTAACGTCACATTCACTGATGACGGCACCGAGTTCCTCGAAGAACAGCTGCGTGTTCGAGGTTTGATGGAGGAAGGGTTCACACTTTATGATCCCGAGAGCACATCCCTTGTGCACCATGTTAACCAAGGCCTGCGTGCGCATACCCTGTTTGAGAAGGACAAGGATTACATCGTTCGCGATGGCGAAGTTGTACTGATTGATGAATTTACAGGCCGGATGATGACAGGCCGCCGCCTTGGCGACGGTCTGCATCAGGCGATCGAGGCCAAGGAGGGTGTTGATATCAAGCCAGAGAACATCACTCTCGCCTCGGTGACGTTCCAGAACTATTTCCGCCTTTATGACAAGCTTGCCGGCATGACGGGTACCGCGCTTACCGAGGCAGACGAATTCATGGAGATCTACGGTCTTGGCGTGGTCGAAGTGCCGACCAACGTGGCGATCGCGCGGATTGACGAAGACGATGCTGTTTACCGCACCGCCGTCGAGAAATATGCCGCGATAATCGAAAAGACGAAAGAGGCGCATGGCCGCGGGCAGCCCTGCCTTGTCGGGACCACGTCCATTGAGAAATCCGAGATGCTGAGCAAGTTGCTGCAGGCAGAGGGAATCCCCCACAATGTCCTGAATGCTCGCCAGCACGAGCAAGAGGCGCAGATCGTCGGTGATGCGGGTAAGCTTGGGGCCGTGACAATCGCGACTAACATGGCGGGCCGCGGAACCGATATCCAGCTGGGCGGCAACGTCGAGTTGAAGGTGCTCGAAGCGCTGGCCGCAAATCCTGACGCCGATCCGGTCGATACCCGCAAGCGGATCGAGGCCGAAACCGCCGACGAAAAGAAAAAGGTTCTCGAATCAGGCGGTTTGTTCGTTCTGGCATCCGAGCGGCACGAAAGCCGTCGCATCGATAACCAGCTTCGTGGCCGCTCTGGCCGTCAGGGGGATCCGGGTCGCTCGTCGTTCTTTCTGTCGCTAGAGGATGACCTGATGCGGATTTTCGGCTCTGAAAAGCTGGAAAAAGTACTGACGACACTGGGTCTGAAGGAAGGCGAAGCGATCATTCACCCGTGGGTCAACAAATCGCTGGAGCGGGCACAAGCCAAGGTCGAGGGCCGCAATTTTGACATGCGCAAGCAGCTGTTAAAGTTCGATGACGTGATGAACGAGCAGCGCAAAGTTATCTTCGGCCAGCGCCGCGACATTATGGAAAGCCAGGATCTGCACGAAATCACCGAGGACATGCGTCATCAGATGATCGACGATCTTATAGATCAGTATATGCCGCCCAAGACCTATGCCGATCAGTGGGATACCCAAGGATTCTACGCTGCTGTGATTGAACAGCTTGGCGTCGACGTGCCTGTGATCGCATGGTGCGAGGAGGATGGCGTGGATGACGAGATCATTCGTGAGCGCTTGATCGAGGCAACAGACCAGTTGATGGCAGCCAAGACCGAAAAATTTGGTCCTGAGAATATGCGAAACATCGAAAAGCACTTCCTCCTTCAGACTATTGACGCAAAATGGCGCGATCACCTGCTCACGCTTGAGCACCTGCGCTCGGTTGTCGGGTTTCGTGGCTATGCACAGCGCGATCCGCTCAATGAATATAAGAATGAGTCCTTCCAGTTGTTTGAAGGAATGCTCGACAGCTTGCGTCAGGACGTGACGCAGCGCCTGTCGCGGGTTGAACCCGCTAGCGAAGCAGACCAGCAGCGCATGATCGAGCAAATGCTGGCGCAGCAAAAAGCAGCCGCCGAAGCTGTCGATAATGCGGCAGATGGCGCCGAGGCAAATGCCCCCGCACCTGCGCCGACTGCCAATGCTGTGGCGGATGGATTTGACGAAACGGATCCTACAACGTGGGGAAATCCGGGCCGCAATGATACCTGCCCCTGTGGTTCCGGTGAAAAGTTCAAGCATTGTCATGGCCGCCTGACCTGA
- a CDS encoding peptidylprolyl isomerase has protein sequence MQKRLTFLASLAFAAALALPVSAQETVTADPSVVVATVGGTEITVGHMIVAWASLPQQYQDLPDEVLFQGILDQLVQQTALEQQFTGELPKRVEIQIENERRSLTAGEAVNEIMEGPLEEADVQAAYEEEYANAEQEPEFNASHILVETEEEAKAVAAEIEGGADFEAVARDKSTGPSGPNGGQLGWFGKGAMVPEFEEAVVTMEVGTISAPIQTQFGWHIIKLNETRIQEAPALEDVRDQIELQIRQIRAQSKIEEVTAAADVDRSGAEGVSPSVIKQVTVLE, from the coding sequence ATGCAAAAACGACTCACTTTTCTGGCATCACTGGCATTTGCTGCCGCTCTTGCCCTTCCCGTATCTGCACAGGAGACTGTGACCGCCGATCCTTCTGTTGTTGTGGCGACCGTCGGCGGAACCGAGATTACCGTCGGCCACATGATTGTGGCATGGGCCAGCCTGCCGCAACAGTATCAGGATCTGCCCGACGAGGTTCTGTTTCAGGGTATTCTTGACCAACTGGTGCAACAGACAGCCCTCGAACAGCAGTTTACCGGAGAGTTGCCCAAGCGGGTTGAAATCCAGATCGAAAACGAGCGCCGCTCCCTGACTGCGGGCGAGGCCGTTAACGAGATCATGGAAGGCCCACTGGAAGAAGCAGACGTTCAGGCAGCTTACGAAGAAGAATATGCCAATGCTGAGCAAGAGCCCGAGTTTAACGCATCGCACATTTTAGTCGAAACCGAAGAAGAAGCGAAGGCAGTCGCGGCCGAGATAGAGGGCGGCGCAGATTTCGAAGCGGTCGCACGTGACAAATCAACCGGTCCGTCCGGCCCGAATGGCGGGCAGCTCGGCTGGTTCGGAAAAGGGGCGATGGTGCCCGAATTCGAGGAAGCGGTTGTTACAATGGAAGTCGGTACAATTTCAGCACCGATCCAGACCCAATTTGGGTGGCATATCATCAAGCTGAACGAGACCCGGATTCAGGAGGCTCCCGCTCTTGAGGATGTCCGCGATCAGATAGAGCTGCAAATTCGGCAGATTCGCGCACAGTCCAAAATCGAGGAAGTGACAGCTGCAGCCGACGTCGACCGTAGCGGTGCTGAGGGTGTAAGCCCCTCGGTCATCAAACAAGTCACAGTACTGGAGTAA
- the argJ gene encoding bifunctional glutamate N-acetyltransferase/amino-acid acetyltransferase ArgJ → MAKITSVSPLAPAEFPTLPIIDGVKFATAAAGVKYEGRTDVMLATLIPGTVVAGAFTRSATRSAPVLDCQAKLGQTSDAPAAILVNSGNSNAFTGKGGVASVEAITAAVAEVCGIPQSRVFTSSTGVIGEPLPHGRITAVLQALDDNTRSDGIAAAAKAIMTTDTFPKGAAATIEIDGKKVSISGIAKGSGMIAPDMATMLVYIFTDAKIGQDALQSLVSASNEKTFNCITVDSDTSTSDSLIVAATGASGVTVDDHSGFADALHGVMMNLAHQVVKDGEGATKFVEIIITGAASDADAKTHGMSIANSPLIKTAIAGEDPNWGRVVMAVGKSGAAADRDRLSIRFGEVEVAKDGWRSADYSEDAAASHMKGDNIVIGVDLGIGSGTATVWTCDLTHGYISINADYRS, encoded by the coding sequence ATGGCAAAAATCACCTCCGTTTCACCGTTGGCACCTGCTGAATTTCCCACTCTCCCGATAATTGACGGCGTGAAATTCGCCACCGCGGCAGCGGGGGTGAAATATGAGGGCCGCACAGATGTTATGCTGGCGACCTTGATACCGGGCACTGTTGTGGCAGGGGCATTTACGCGCTCTGCCACACGGTCTGCGCCCGTTCTCGACTGTCAGGCGAAACTGGGCCAAACCAGCGATGCGCCTGCCGCGATCCTTGTGAATTCAGGCAACTCAAACGCATTTACCGGAAAGGGCGGTGTTGCTTCGGTCGAGGCAATCACTGCGGCTGTTGCCGAAGTATGTGGTATCCCTCAATCACGGGTGTTTACTTCCTCCACAGGGGTTATCGGTGAGCCATTGCCGCACGGGCGCATCACGGCCGTGCTTCAAGCACTTGACGACAACACACGCTCAGACGGCATCGCCGCTGCGGCAAAGGCAATCATGACAACCGATACCTTTCCAAAAGGTGCTGCAGCAACGATAGAAATTGATGGTAAAAAAGTTTCTATTTCCGGGATTGCAAAAGGTTCTGGGATGATCGCCCCAGACATGGCTACAATGTTGGTCTATATTTTCACTGATGCTAAAATCGGGCAGGACGCTCTTCAATCTCTCGTTTCTGCGAGCAATGAGAAGACTTTTAACTGTATCACTGTCGACAGCGACACATCGACCTCGGATAGCCTAATTGTAGCTGCTACCGGTGCGAGTGGCGTAACCGTCGATGATCATTCAGGGTTTGCGGATGCTTTGCATGGCGTCATGATGAACTTGGCCCATCAGGTGGTGAAAGATGGCGAAGGAGCGACAAAATTCGTCGAAATCATCATCACCGGTGCAGCATCTGACGCCGATGCCAAGACCCACGGCATGTCCATCGCCAACTCCCCTTTGATTAAGACCGCTATTGCGGGCGAAGATCCGAACTGGGGGCGCGTTGTCATGGCGGTAGGGAAATCGGGCGCAGCTGCGGATCGTGATCGGCTGTCTATTCGCTTTGGTGAAGTAGAAGTTGCAAAAGACGGTTGGCGTAGTGCGGATTATTCCGAAGACGCCGCCGCAAGTCACATGAAGGGCGATAACATTGTGATCGGCGTCGATCTCGGTATTGGCTCGGGCACGGCAACTGTCTGGACCTGTGACCTGACGCACGGCTATATCAGCATCAACGCCGACTATCGCTCGTGA
- the mutT gene encoding 8-oxo-dGTP diphosphatase MutT yields the protein MKIVLVSAVALIDTDGRVLLAQRPPGKSMAGLWEFPGGKIESGETPEAALVRELHEELGIETWSSCLAPLTFASHSYEKFHLMMPLFACRKWEGTPQPREGQVLKWVKPAEMRELPMPAADIPLIAVLRDWL from the coding sequence GTGAAAATAGTTTTAGTTTCGGCTGTTGCCTTGATCGACACTGACGGGCGCGTGCTGTTGGCACAGCGCCCGCCCGGGAAGTCTATGGCAGGTCTTTGGGAGTTTCCTGGCGGCAAAATCGAGAGCGGCGAAACCCCGGAGGCAGCATTGGTTCGAGAGCTGCATGAAGAACTGGGTATTGAGACTTGGTCATCCTGCCTCGCGCCGCTGACGTTCGCGAGCCATTCATACGAAAAATTTCACCTGATGATGCCTTTGTTTGCCTGTCGGAAATGGGAAGGCACGCCACAACCACGTGAGGGTCAGGTGCTAAAGTGGGTCAAGCCAGCAGAGATGCGAGAACTTCCGATGCCAGCGGCAGATATACCCCTGATAGCTGTTTTGCGAGACTGGCTGTGA
- the infB gene encoding translation initiation factor IF-2, with protein MSDNDGRKTLGLGGSRPGNVKQSFSHGRTKNVVVETKRKRVVIPKPGGQKPSGPGAGPVGDPSKRPAGITDSEMERRLKAVQAAKSREVEEAAAREADEIARAEDRERRRAEIEAKEAEDREREESLKAKAEEEERVKREAAEAAKAAAAPASEPSTAQSRAAPNKALPAATPRKAEREREETNKKNRQDDDSRRSGKLTVNQALRGGEGGRQRSMAQMKRKQDRARAKAMGGNVEREKIVRDVQLPPAIVVSELAARMAEKTGAVVKALMNSGLMVTQNETIDADTAELIIEEFGHNVVRVSDADVEDVIKLEIDDAADLQDRPPVITIMGHVDHGKTSLLDAIRKAKVVASEAGGITQHIGAYQVKTERGQVLSFLDTPGHAAFTSMRSRGAQVTDIVVLVVAADDAVMPQTIEAIAHAKAAKVPMIVAINKCDKPSADPDRVRTALLQHEVIVEKMSGDVQDVEVSALTGMGLDQLLEAIALQAEILELKANPARAAVGAVIEAKLDVGRGPVATVLIQNGTLRTGDIFVVGEQYGKVRALIDDQGNRIKEAGPSVPVEVLGLNGTPEAGDVLNVTDTEAQAREIAEYRANAAKDKRAAAGAATTLEQLMANAKADESVSELPIVVKADVQGSAEAIVQAMEKIGNEEVRVRVLHSGVGAITETDVGLAEASGAPIIGFNVRANASARNTANQKGVEIRYYSVIYNLVDDIKAAASGLLSNEIKENFIGYANIKEVFKVTGIGKVAGCLVTEGVARRSAGVRLLRDNVVIHEGNLKTLKRFKDEVSEVQSGQECGMAFENYDDVRAGDVIEIFTREEVTRTLS; from the coding sequence ATGAGCGATAATGACGGCAGAAAAACACTGGGCCTCGGTGGCTCGCGTCCTGGAAATGTAAAGCAAAGCTTTAGCCATGGGCGGACCAAGAATGTTGTAGTGGAGACAAAGCGCAAGCGCGTTGTTATCCCCAAGCCCGGTGGACAAAAGCCAAGCGGCCCCGGCGCGGGCCCTGTTGGTGATCCATCAAAGCGTCCCGCTGGGATAACCGATTCAGAAATGGAACGGCGCCTGAAGGCGGTTCAGGCTGCTAAATCGCGTGAGGTCGAAGAGGCCGCTGCACGCGAAGCAGATGAAATTGCCCGAGCAGAAGACCGTGAGCGTCGCCGTGCCGAGATTGAAGCCAAAGAGGCTGAAGATCGCGAACGCGAAGAGAGCCTCAAGGCAAAGGCTGAAGAAGAAGAGCGTGTTAAGCGTGAAGCTGCAGAAGCGGCAAAAGCCGCTGCTGCACCCGCTTCGGAGCCGTCGACGGCGCAGAGCCGCGCCGCGCCTAATAAGGCGCTCCCTGCTGCCACGCCCCGAAAGGCAGAGCGAGAGCGCGAGGAAACCAACAAGAAGAATCGTCAGGATGATGACAGTCGCCGTTCCGGCAAGCTGACAGTCAATCAGGCACTTCGTGGTGGTGAGGGCGGGCGTCAACGCTCCATGGCGCAGATGAAGCGCAAGCAAGACCGTGCCCGTGCGAAGGCTATGGGTGGGAACGTCGAGCGCGAAAAGATCGTACGCGACGTGCAGTTGCCTCCAGCAATTGTTGTGTCCGAGCTAGCGGCACGTATGGCTGAAAAGACTGGTGCTGTTGTAAAGGCGCTGATGAACAGCGGCTTAATGGTCACCCAGAACGAAACCATTGATGCAGACACCGCGGAGCTGATCATCGAAGAGTTCGGCCACAACGTTGTACGGGTGTCCGATGCCGATGTCGAAGACGTAATCAAGCTTGAGATTGATGATGCTGCCGATCTTCAGGATCGTCCGCCGGTCATCACAATCATGGGTCACGTTGACCACGGTAAAACATCGCTTTTGGATGCAATCCGCAAAGCGAAGGTCGTCGCGAGCGAGGCTGGGGGTATTACCCAGCATATCGGCGCCTATCAGGTTAAAACCGAACGCGGACAGGTATTGTCGTTCCTCGATACTCCAGGCCACGCTGCCTTTACATCAATGCGCTCACGTGGCGCACAGGTGACGGACATCGTGGTTCTGGTTGTCGCTGCTGACGATGCCGTTATGCCACAGACCATTGAGGCGATTGCGCACGCAAAGGCAGCAAAAGTGCCGATGATTGTAGCAATCAATAAATGCGACAAGCCTTCAGCTGACCCTGATCGCGTGCGTACAGCGTTGTTGCAGCACGAAGTCATCGTCGAAAAAATGTCTGGTGATGTGCAGGACGTTGAAGTGTCTGCGCTGACTGGTATGGGCCTTGATCAACTTCTGGAGGCGATTGCACTTCAGGCAGAGATTCTTGAGCTGAAGGCAAATCCTGCACGCGCCGCTGTTGGTGCCGTGATTGAGGCAAAACTTGATGTTGGCCGTGGCCCGGTGGCGACGGTTCTGATCCAGAACGGCACATTGCGCACTGGCGATATCTTTGTTGTGGGTGAGCAGTACGGAAAAGTCCGCGCGCTGATCGATGATCAGGGTAACCGCATCAAGGAAGCAGGCCCCTCTGTTCCTGTCGAAGTTCTTGGCCTTAACGGCACACCCGAAGCCGGTGACGTTCTGAACGTGACCGACACCGAAGCGCAAGCGCGTGAGATCGCCGAGTACCGTGCAAACGCAGCAAAAGACAAACGCGCTGCGGCGGGTGCTGCGACGACACTGGAACAGCTGATGGCGAACGCCAAAGCAGACGAGAGCGTATCCGAGTTGCCGATTGTGGTAAAAGCGGATGTTCAAGGCTCTGCAGAAGCGATCGTTCAGGCGATGGAGAAGATTGGCAACGAGGAAGTCCGTGTGCGCGTCCTGCATTCCGGCGTTGGTGCGATCACTGAAACAGATGTGGGACTTGCTGAAGCATCAGGCGCACCTATCATTGGCTTTAACGTGCGTGCCAATGCCTCGGCCCGCAATACAGCTAACCAGAAAGGTGTCGAGATCCGCTATTACTCGGTTATCTATAATCTGGTCGATGATATTAAGGCTGCTGCATCCGGGCTTCTCAGCAACGAGATCAAGGAAAACTTCATTGGATATGCGAATATCAAAGAAGTGTTCAAGGTCACGGGCATCGGCAAAGTCGCCGGTTGTCTGGTTACCGAAGGGGTGGCTCGCCGCTCTGCAGGTGTCCGTCTGCTGCGCGACAACGTGGTGATTCACGAGGGCAACCTCAAGACGCTCAAGCGCTTCAAGGATGAAGTGTCAGAGGTCCAGTCTGGTCAGGAATGTGGTATGGCGTTCGAGAACTACGATGATGTTCGCGCTGGCGACGTAATTGAGATCTTCACCCGTGAGGAAGTAACCCGCACGCTTAGCTAA
- a CDS encoding RNA-binding protein: MGRGGASKDRESGAERKCLATGDVQQKYQMVRFVVGPEGQVFPDVMGKLPGRGMWVTANRAALEMAVKRGLFSRSAKQPLKTPDNLVEEVEKQLARRVVDLISMQRKAGKAVAGYEKVKSWLQTEEALVLIQAVDGSGRGKSKLSTPHYGHYIGCLTADELGLAFGRQTVIHGALASGGLTLRVVEEAHRLNGVRKNEAGIDQPKG; the protein is encoded by the coding sequence ATGGGACGCGGTGGCGCATCCAAAGACCGCGAGAGCGGCGCAGAGCGTAAATGCCTTGCTACAGGTGACGTGCAACAAAAGTACCAGATGGTGCGTTTCGTTGTAGGGCCTGAGGGTCAGGTATTTCCAGACGTGATGGGTAAATTACCTGGCCGCGGTATGTGGGTGACGGCAAATCGTGCCGCTCTTGAGATGGCCGTAAAAAGGGGGTTGTTCTCGCGCTCTGCGAAACAGCCGCTTAAGACACCGGATAATCTGGTGGAAGAAGTTGAAAAGCAGCTGGCCCGCCGTGTGGTGGACCTTATCTCGATGCAGCGCAAGGCAGGTAAAGCCGTAGCGGGCTATGAGAAAGTCAAAAGTTGGCTGCAAACGGAAGAGGCGCTTGTGTTGATTCAGGCTGTGGATGGATCAGGACGGGGCAAATCAAAACTGAGTACGCCGCATTACGGACACTATATCGGGTGTCTTACTGCGGATGAATTGGGTTTGGCATTCGGACGCCAAACTGTGATACATGGGGCGCTCGCCTCTGGTGGACTCACTCTGCGTGTTGTAGAGGAAGCTCACAGACTAAACGGCGTGCGCAAAAACGAGGCTGGTATCGACCAGCCGAAAGGATAG
- the nusA gene encoding transcription termination factor NusA, translating into MAITSANQLELLQTAEAVAREKMIDPVLVIEAMEESLARAAKSRYGAEMDIRVSIDRKTGRAKFTRVRTVVADAELENYQAEFTVEQAKQYMANPEIGQEFIEEVPPVEMGRIAAQSAKQVILQKVREAERDRQYEEFKDRAGTIINGLVKREEYGNVIVDVGAGEAILRRNEKIGRESYRPNDRIRVYIKEVRREQRGPQIFLSRTAPEFMAELFKMEVPEIYDGIIEIKAVARDPGSRAKIAVISYDNSIDPVGACVGMRGSRVQAVVNELQGEKIDIIPWNEDMPTFLVNALQPAEVSKVVLDEEAGKIEVVVPEEQLSLAIGRRGQNVRLASQLTGLDIDIMTEAQESERRQAEFELRTKLFMDNLDLDEFFAQLLVSEGFTSLEEVAYVELDELLVIDGVDEDTAAELQARAQDVLEAQNKAALDAARALGAEDSLINFEGLTPQMIEALAKDDVKTLEDFATCADWELAGGWTTVNGERVKDDGTLEPFEMTLEEAQAMIMTARVMLGWVDPADLETDADEGDADEEAEA; encoded by the coding sequence ATGGCCATTACATCCGCAAACCAGCTCGAGCTTTTGCAAACTGCCGAAGCTGTTGCCCGTGAGAAGATGATTGATCCCGTACTGGTGATTGAGGCGATGGAAGAATCCCTCGCCCGCGCTGCAAAATCCCGCTACGGCGCGGAAATGGATATTCGTGTGTCGATTGACCGTAAAACTGGCCGCGCCAAGTTTACCCGTGTTCGTACAGTTGTAGCGGATGCTGAACTGGAAAACTATCAGGCTGAATTTACGGTCGAGCAGGCCAAGCAGTATATGGCCAATCCCGAAATCGGTCAGGAGTTTATCGAAGAAGTTCCCCCCGTCGAGATGGGCCGCATTGCCGCGCAGTCAGCCAAACAGGTGATTCTGCAAAAGGTCCGTGAGGCCGAGCGTGACCGTCAGTACGAAGAATTCAAAGACCGCGCAGGCACCATCATCAACGGTCTGGTCAAGCGCGAAGAATATGGCAACGTCATCGTCGATGTGGGTGCCGGTGAAGCGATCCTGCGCCGCAACGAGAAGATCGGCCGCGAATCATACCGCCCTAACGACCGTATCCGCGTCTACATCAAGGAAGTGCGCCGTGAACAGCGCGGTCCGCAGATCTTCCTGAGCCGCACAGCGCCCGAATTCATGGCGGAGTTGTTCAAGATGGAAGTACCTGAAATCTATGATGGCATCATCGAGATAAAGGCGGTTGCCCGTGACCCCGGTTCACGCGCAAAAATCGCTGTGATCTCCTATGATAACTCTATCGATCCTGTCGGCGCCTGCGTCGGTATGCGCGGTAGCCGTGTTCAGGCCGTCGTGAATGAGCTTCAGGGTGAAAAAATCGACATTATCCCGTGGAACGAAGATATGCCCACTTTCCTTGTGAACGCGCTTCAACCAGCCGAAGTGTCCAAGGTTGTTTTGGACGAAGAAGCGGGCAAGATCGAAGTCGTGGTGCCCGAAGAGCAGCTGAGCCTTGCGATTGGTCGCCGCGGCCAGAACGTGCGGCTTGCATCACAGCTGACCGGACTCGATATCGACATCATGACCGAAGCACAGGAAAGCGAACGCCGTCAGGCCGAGTTTGAACTGCGCACCAAGTTGTTTATGGATAACCTTGATCTCGATGAGTTCTTTGCCCAGCTTCTGGTTTCCGAGGGCTTCACAAGCCTGGAAGAGGTTGCTTATGTCGAGTTGGACGAGCTTCTCGTGATCGACGGTGTTGATGAAGATACCGCAGCCGAGTTGCAGGCCCGTGCACAGGACGTTCTCGAAGCGCAAAATAAAGCTGCACTTGATGCGGCGCGTGCGCTGGGCGCAGAGGATAGCCTGATTAACTTCGAAGGTCTGACGCCTCAGATGATCGAGGCTCTCGCCAAGGACGATGTGAAAACCCTTGAAGACTTTGCGACATGTGCCGACTGGGAGTTGGCCGGTGGCTGGACGACTGTAAATGGCGAGCGCGTGAAGGATGATGGTACGCTTGAGCCCTTCGAGATGACCCTTGAAGAAGCGCAAGCCATGATCATGACGGCCCGTGTAATGCTGGGCTGGGTTGATCCTGCCGATCTTGAAACCGACGCTGACGAAGGCGACGCTGACGAGGAGGCCGAGGCCTGA
- the rimP gene encoding ribosome maturation factor RimP, translating into MNNDLIAKAAMDRRLAEIITPVIEDMGYELVRVRLMSGKNAILQIMADKPEGGIEVDDCAKISTAVGAVLDVEDPIVDEYALEVSSPGIDRPLTRLKDFANFEGYEAKIETDDLIDGRRRFKGELAGVEGEEILINIEEGTVGLKFEWLTDAKLVLTDELIREMLRQRKATGAIDEEQFDEVQTHLSDEGED; encoded by the coding sequence ATGAACAACGATTTGATAGCAAAAGCAGCAATGGACCGGCGTCTGGCCGAAATCATTACCCCTGTCATCGAGGACATGGGCTATGAGCTGGTGCGCGTGCGGCTGATGTCTGGCAAGAACGCGATTTTGCAAATCATGGCTGACAAGCCGGAGGGCGGTATCGAGGTGGACGATTGCGCCAAGATCAGCACAGCCGTCGGCGCGGTGCTGGATGTGGAAGATCCGATTGTAGACGAATATGCGTTAGAAGTTTCAAGCCCCGGCATCGATCGCCCGCTGACACGGCTTAAGGATTTTGCGAACTTCGAGGGATACGAGGCCAAGATCGAAACAGATGATCTGATAGACGGGCGCCGCCGCTTTAAGGGTGAACTGGCGGGCGTTGAGGGCGAAGAAATTTTAATCAATATCGAAGAGGGCACAGTGGGCCTGAAGTTCGAATGGCTGACGGACGCCAAGCTGGTCCTGACAGACGAGTTGATCCGCGAAATGCTGCGCCAGCGTAAAGCGACGGGCGCAATCGACGAAGAACAATTTGATGAAGTGCAGACGCATCTGTCTGACGAGGGAGAAGATTAA